The following are from one region of the Falsirhodobacter halotolerans genome:
- a CDS encoding TonB-dependent siderophore receptor, translating to MTNSARSILLAGASLLAVGTAQAQDSDRVIVLSPIIVQADDVAGYVATGAQAAKSTLPVDEIPQSLSVVTEDQIDDQGAERVGAALGYTAGVLAEPFGRDPRFDSPRIRGFDANGAQYVNGLRQGRFFGAAAQEIYGLQQIEVLRGPSSTIYGAGSPLGVINMVQKRARSFDFGEVGVGTDSNGSAQAFFDANRALSDTLALRLTGIARDENTQIEDLDNKGGYLAGALRWTPDDATTVDVLLNYQKDAPLSPTGVPFALTEVADGKDLRDLYTGQKDFDDSDREMISFGVEISHDLGNGWTLGQGLRYETFNWSYDGTYASAYTGGDIFSRGSSRQRENTDTISLDTRLSGQVVTGDVSHQLLFGADIRKYDAFESSQFGTAPAINWRTGQSVGGERAFFAPNAGDVVLRQAGAYAQDELSYGNWRGVLGLRYDWVEQEGERYGAASEFKDNQLTGRVGLSYVMANGVTPYGTYSTSFDPQAGTDIEGGALKPTKGEQLEVGVKYRPLGFDGLFTAALYDLRQTDVNRTVEETIGGEVRRGFRQIGEVKSRGLELEATAQLAEGWSVRGGYAYNKTEQVAPNGDPLNGNELADAPNHLASLWVDHDFENGISAGAGLRYIGDRYRNNANASKLESVTLVDLALRYDWENIRTSVNVQNVTDEVYVSACGFSYCSYGEGRTVSAKVAYTW from the coding sequence ATGACCAATTCCGCACGTTCCATCCTGCTTGCCGGGGCAAGCCTTCTGGCCGTCGGCACCGCACAGGCGCAGGACAGCGACCGGGTCATCGTCCTCAGCCCCATCATCGTGCAGGCCGACGATGTCGCGGGATATGTCGCGACCGGGGCGCAGGCCGCAAAATCCACCTTGCCGGTGGACGAGATTCCCCAGTCCCTGTCGGTGGTGACGGAGGATCAGATCGACGATCAGGGCGCCGAACGCGTGGGCGCGGCGCTAGGCTACACCGCCGGTGTGCTGGCCGAACCCTTCGGCCGCGACCCCCGGTTCGATTCCCCGCGAATCCGGGGATTCGACGCGAATGGCGCGCAATATGTGAACGGCCTGCGCCAAGGCCGGTTCTTCGGCGCGGCGGCGCAGGAGATTTACGGCCTGCAACAGATCGAAGTGCTGCGCGGCCCTTCCTCGACCATCTACGGCGCGGGATCGCCCCTTGGCGTGATCAACATGGTCCAGAAACGCGCCCGGTCCTTCGATTTCGGCGAGGTGGGCGTGGGCACCGATTCCAACGGCAGCGCGCAGGCCTTCTTCGACGCCAACCGCGCCCTGTCGGACACGCTGGCCCTGCGCCTGACCGGCATCGCCCGGGATGAGAACACGCAGATCGAGGATCTGGACAACAAGGGCGGCTATCTTGCCGGGGCCCTGCGCTGGACGCCCGACGATGCGACGACGGTGGACGTGCTTCTGAATTATCAAAAGGACGCGCCTCTGTCGCCGACGGGTGTGCCCTTCGCCCTGACCGAGGTGGCGGACGGCAAGGACCTGCGCGATCTTTACACCGGCCAGAAGGATTTCGACGACAGCGATCGTGAAATGATCAGCTTCGGGGTGGAGATCAGCCACGATCTGGGCAACGGCTGGACGCTGGGCCAGGGTCTGCGTTACGAGACGTTCAACTGGAGTTACGACGGCACCTATGCCAGCGCCTATACAGGGGGGGACATCTTCTCCCGCGGGTCCAGCCGCCAGCGCGAGAATACCGACACGATCAGCCTTGATACCCGCCTGTCGGGACAGGTGGTCACGGGCGATGTCAGCCATCAGCTGCTGTTCGGCGCCGATATCCGCAAATACGACGCGTTCGAAAGCAGCCAGTTCGGCACCGCCCCCGCGATCAACTGGCGCACGGGGCAGAGCGTGGGGGGCGAACGCGCGTTCTTTGCCCCGAACGCGGGCGATGTCGTGCTGCGTCAGGCGGGGGCCTATGCGCAGGACGAGCTGAGCTATGGCAACTGGCGCGGGGTTCTGGGCCTGCGCTATGACTGGGTGGAGCAGGAGGGCGAACGCTATGGCGCGGCGTCCGAGTTCAAGGACAACCAGCTGACCGGGCGCGTCGGGCTGTCCTATGTCATGGCCAATGGCGTCACACCCTACGGCACCTATTCCACCTCGTTCGATCCGCAGGCGGGCACGGATATCGAAGGCGGCGCGCTGAAGCCGACCAAGGGCGAGCAGCTGGAAGTGGGTGTGAAATACCGCCCCCTCGGGTTTGACGGCCTGTTCACCGCCGCCCTTTACGACCTGCGCCAGACGGATGTGAACCGCACCGTGGAGGAAACGATCGGCGGCGAGGTCCGTCGTGGTTTCCGCCAGATCGGCGAGGTGAAATCCCGAGGGCTGGAACTGGAGGCGACCGCCCAACTGGCCGAGGGCTGGTCCGTTCGCGGCGGCTATGCCTACAACAAGACTGAACAGGTGGCCCCGAACGGCGATCCGCTGAACGGCAACGAACTGGCCGACGCGCCCAACCACCTGGCCAGCCTGTGGGTCGATCACGACTTTGAAAACGGCATCAGCGCGGGCGCGGGCCTGCGGTATATCGGCGACCGGTATCGCAACAACGCCAATGCCAGCAAACTGGAAAGCGTGACGCTGGTGGATCTGGCCCTGCGCTATGACTGGGAAAACATCCGCACCTCGGTGAATGTCCAGAACGTCACGGACGAAGTGTATGTCAGCGCCTGCGGCTTCTCCTACTGCTCCTATGGCGAGGGGCGGACCGTGTCGGCCAAAGTCGCCTACACTTGGTGA
- a CDS encoding cell wall hydrolase produces MTKMTILGLSVATLLSGCGIFQRHTELDCMERAMYFESNRSSRDGMVAVGSVVMNRVESPAYPGTVCKVVAQKNQFAPGVMSRKMNTASAPRLREAARAVLRGERHPLVGNAQFFHAASYRAEYTNMHYVLTTGGNAFYERRPRALVTQPVPLPAREGMTGW; encoded by the coding sequence ATGACCAAAATGACTATCCTAGGCCTGAGCGTGGCGACCCTTCTGTCGGGATGCGGGATATTCCAGCGTCACACCGAACTCGACTGCATGGAGCGGGCGATGTATTTCGAAAGCAACCGATCCAGCCGCGACGGGATGGTGGCCGTGGGCAGCGTGGTGATGAACCGCGTCGAATCTCCCGCCTATCCGGGCACCGTGTGCAAGGTCGTGGCCCAGAAGAACCAGTTCGCCCCCGGTGTCATGTCGCGCAAGATGAACACCGCCTCCGCCCCCCGCCTGCGCGAGGCGGCGCGGGCCGTTCTGCGCGGCGAACGCCACCCGCTGGTGGGGAACGCGCAGTTCTTTCACGCCGCCTCCTATCGCGCGGAATACACCAACATGCATTACGTCCTGACCACGGGCGGCAACGCGTTTTATGAACGCAGGCCGCGTGCATTGGTCACGCAACCGGTCCCCCTGCCCGCGCGCGAGGGGATGACCGGCTGGTAG